A window of the Dongshaea marina genome harbors these coding sequences:
- a CDS encoding peptidylprolyl isomerase has product MVTLHTTYGPIKLELFADKAPATVENFLQYCRDGHYDGTLFHRVIDGFMVQGGGYMPGFEEKGTRKPVKNEANNGVSNKKGTLAMARTNDPHSATAQFFINVNDNNFLDFKAENMQGWGYCVFGEVAEGMDVVEKIKGVATGSYGFHQDVPVEDVLIERVEVE; this is encoded by the coding sequence ATGGTAACCTTACACACCACTTATGGACCGATTAAGCTTGAGCTGTTTGCTGACAAGGCACCGGCGACTGTCGAGAACTTCCTGCAATATTGCCGCGATGGTCACTATGATGGCACCCTGTTCCACCGGGTTATCGATGGCTTTATGGTTCAGGGCGGTGGTTACATGCCAGGCTTTGAAGAGAAGGGCACCCGTAAGCCGGTTAAAAACGAAGCCAACAATGGTGTTTCAAATAAGAAGGGCACCCTGGCGATGGCACGGACCAATGATCCTCATTCTGCGACGGCTCAGTTTTTCATCAATGTGAATGACAACAACTTCCTGGATTTCAAAGCTGAAAATATGCAGGGCTGGGGCTACTGTGTGTTTGGCGAAGTGGCCGAAGGGATGGATGTGGTCGAAAAAATCAAGGGTGTTGCAACTGGCAGCTATGGCTTCCACCAGGACGTACCGGTTGAAGATGTGCTGATCGAGCGCGTTGAAGTCGAGTAA
- a CDS encoding UDP-2,3-diacylglucosamine diphosphatase: MSRVLLISDLHLSEERPGITGKLEQFLQEQTPEADALYVLGDLFDSWIGDDDRSSFHLKIAGLFKAVSDSGIPLYLMAGNRDFLLGKRYAKRAGMQLISDPHLARFDDRPVLLTHGDLLCSDDEGYQKYRRTVHKPWLQLLFLSLPLWVRRKIAKKIRASSEAENQEKQSGLMDVSPHTVLDYLERYQVCTLIHGHTHRAAVHPLKLGEEKAQRIVLGDWSDTCGSYLEYQHDEFTLHSC; encoded by the coding sequence GTGTCACGAGTTCTGCTAATATCTGATCTTCACCTGAGCGAGGAGCGTCCTGGGATCACCGGTAAGCTGGAGCAGTTTCTTCAGGAGCAGACTCCTGAAGCCGATGCTCTCTATGTGTTAGGCGATCTCTTTGATAGCTGGATTGGCGATGATGATCGCAGCTCATTTCACCTGAAAATAGCCGGCCTGTTTAAGGCGGTATCAGACTCTGGTATTCCTCTGTACCTGATGGCTGGTAATCGTGATTTTCTGCTGGGCAAGCGCTACGCCAAGCGTGCTGGGATGCAACTGATAAGCGATCCTCACCTGGCCCGGTTTGATGATAGGCCGGTTCTTCTGACCCATGGCGATCTCTTATGCAGCGATGACGAAGGGTATCAGAAGTATCGGCGTACCGTGCATAAGCCTTGGCTACAGCTACTGTTTCTTAGCTTGCCGCTATGGGTTCGGCGGAAAATAGCTAAAAAGATCCGCGCCTCCAGTGAAGCCGAAAACCAGGAGAAACAGTCCGGGCTGATGGATGTCTCGCCACATACAGTTCTCGACTATCTGGAGCGTTACCAGGTTTGCACCCTGATTCATGGACACACCCACAGGGCTGCAGTTCATCCTCTCAAGCTCGGGGAAGAGAAAGCGCAGAGAATAGTGTTGGGGGATTGGAGTGATACCTGCGGCAGTTATCTTGAATACCAGCATGACGAGTTCACTCTGCACTCCTGTTAA
- a CDS encoding pyridoxal phosphatase yields the protein MTYRAIALDLDGTLLNSQQQIDPKTRQLLQVAREQQYQIYLVTGRHHSSAIGYHAELALETPLICCNGAYSYDRINQEVLDGNPLNPEQALKIVEMARKSGVHLLMYLSDAMTYEEPTQHLLSMQRHGQDRPENLRPRLRHLANFEQRIQAGDTIWKFVLSDSHSDRLQQLVSKLCDALPLSCEWSWHDRVDVALAGNCKGSRLAQCLIRDDISPRELIAFGDNYNDLSMLQLAAMGVAMGNADQNIKEQADRVTLSNELSGIAHVLEPLLTSEFCSQE from the coding sequence ATGACCTATCGCGCTATCGCCCTGGATCTGGATGGTACCCTTCTCAACAGCCAGCAGCAGATTGACCCCAAAACCCGTCAACTGTTGCAGGTTGCCCGTGAGCAGCAGTACCAGATCTACCTGGTAACCGGACGCCATCACTCAAGTGCTATCGGCTACCATGCCGAGCTCGCCCTTGAAACGCCGCTTATCTGCTGTAACGGTGCCTATAGCTATGACAGGATCAATCAGGAGGTTCTCGATGGAAACCCTCTGAACCCCGAGCAGGCGCTTAAGATTGTTGAGATGGCTCGAAAGAGTGGGGTCCACCTGCTGATGTATCTCAGCGATGCCATGACCTATGAGGAGCCGACACAGCACCTTTTGAGCATGCAGCGTCATGGCCAGGATCGCCCGGAGAACCTCAGACCCAGGCTCCGTCATCTCGCAAACTTTGAGCAAAGAATCCAAGCCGGAGACACCATCTGGAAATTTGTGCTGTCAGACTCACATAGCGACCGGTTGCAACAGCTTGTCAGCAAGCTGTGTGATGCCCTTCCCCTGAGCTGTGAATGGTCCTGGCATGACAGGGTTGATGTCGCCCTGGCCGGGAACTGCAAGGGGAGTCGGCTCGCCCAGTGTTTGATCAGGGATGACATCTCGCCCCGGGAGCTGATCGCTTTTGGTGACAACTACAACGACCTCAGCATGTTGCAACTCGCAGCCATGGGAGTGGCCATGGGCAACGCCGATCAGAATATCAAGGAGCAGGCCGACCGAGTGACTCTGAGCAATGAGCTCAGCGGTATCGCCCATGTGCTGGAGCCACTGCTAACCTCGGAATTCTGTAGCCAGGAATAG
- a CDS encoding SycD/LcrH family type III secretion system chaperone codes for MSDFKELSLFCQQVLEQGKSLAELKNISPQELERVYSRAFDSYQNGCYSCALEDFSYLVIHNPWDRRFHIALGSTLQNLGQYQDALSFFGLALFMDACDPLPSYRIAQCLIELRELSSARDALQTAVQQSYSDPEHEQIRELANSLLLTL; via the coding sequence ATGAGTGATTTCAAAGAGCTGAGCCTTTTTTGTCAACAAGTGCTGGAGCAGGGAAAGTCCCTGGCTGAATTGAAAAATATTTCACCTCAGGAGCTGGAAAGAGTTTACTCCCGGGCTTTTGATAGCTACCAAAATGGCTGTTACTCCTGCGCCCTGGAAGATTTCAGTTACCTGGTGATCCATAACCCCTGGGACCGGCGTTTTCATATCGCCCTGGGCTCGACTCTTCAAAACCTCGGCCAATACCAGGATGCCCTGAGTTTCTTTGGACTGGCTCTGTTTATGGATGCCTGTGATCCCCTGCCCTCCTACCGAATCGCCCAGTGCCTTATCGAGCTCAGAGAGCTCTCATCAGCCAGGGATGCTCTGCAAACCGCCGTCCAGCAAAGTTACTCAGACCCTGAGCATGAACAGATAAGAGAGCTGGCAAACTCCCTGCTACTCACGCTGTAG
- a CDS encoding sensor histidine kinase yields MRVRYPKTGSRRTTHRISIVSLMSRLIVLSMSLLGLIFLLLTIFQVNSGISRLKQDSIHHARSDILRNMDLFFHDRISMLQNFAGLSLVTQGLMNPAQELNTTVQILSELEFHGKQHVFSLLDTSGKLLYSNNPHPVYLSDPKLAKLLRGEKRQLIDLVMLEKGYGWILAVPVKHSQQILGALVIEMPLYFFTRVLDKMSELNVQQLSLFHKEKLLHSFGAKSTPPSKLSNSLHIHGADLFFEVDTTELYSARNHLLIGLIIAGWLLTLLFAFITHYYATRYICRPIELLKNAIIQIQSGSGSGKRLKTNYKVTEIYQLAHSFNRMVRAIKQREITLKEQNMALEKLNGDYQQSQDQLLQSEKMASLGVLSAGIAHEINNPLSFIKSNLNTVNGYHHLFLKLVNFCYQHQHEADLPQQLPKMMQDLDDQDMAFVLQDLKPLMTESLEGVERVQEIIEGLRSFSRSDKSEVFRVDINQLLESTLRMVWNELKYHCQIHKELLELPPVNGCQGKLKQVFLNLLVNAAQAIDGKGDIFVRSRRDGDFVVVEIEDTGQGMSNETLARLFTPFFTTKPIGKGTGLGLSISHGIVEEHGGKIGVESTLGTGSVFSVWLPVSEQQQSRAS; encoded by the coding sequence ATGAGAGTACGCTACCCAAAAACCGGCTCCCGCAGAACAACGCATAGGATCAGTATCGTCAGCCTGATGAGCCGGCTAATCGTTCTGAGCATGAGTCTTTTGGGCCTTATTTTTTTGCTACTCACCATCTTTCAGGTCAACTCGGGGATATCCAGGCTAAAACAGGACTCTATCCATCATGCCCGCAGCGATATTCTACGCAACATGGATCTGTTCTTTCATGACAGGATCAGCATGCTCCAAAACTTTGCCGGGCTCTCTTTGGTGACCCAGGGGCTTATGAATCCGGCTCAGGAGCTGAACACCACGGTTCAGATCCTGAGCGAGCTTGAGTTTCATGGCAAACAGCATGTTTTTAGCCTGCTTGATACCAGCGGGAAACTTCTGTACAGCAATAACCCCCACCCAGTCTACCTGTCTGATCCCAAGCTCGCAAAGCTGCTCAGAGGAGAGAAGCGCCAGCTCATCGATCTCGTCATGCTTGAGAAAGGCTATGGGTGGATCCTTGCGGTTCCGGTTAAGCACAGCCAGCAGATCCTGGGAGCCCTGGTGATTGAGATGCCTCTTTATTTCTTTACCCGGGTGCTGGACAAGATGTCAGAGCTTAATGTGCAGCAGCTTAGTCTGTTCCATAAGGAGAAACTGCTCCACAGCTTTGGTGCCAAGAGTACACCTCCCTCAAAGTTATCCAATAGCCTGCATATCCATGGCGCGGATCTCTTCTTTGAGGTGGATACCACCGAACTCTACTCCGCCCGTAACCATCTGCTGATAGGACTCATCATCGCCGGTTGGTTACTCACCCTGCTATTTGCCTTTATCACCCACTACTACGCAACCCGCTATATATGCCGGCCGATAGAGCTGCTGAAAAATGCCATCATCCAGATCCAGTCCGGGAGTGGCTCAGGAAAGCGCCTCAAAACAAACTACAAGGTCACTGAGATCTATCAGCTGGCGCATAGCTTCAATCGAATGGTCAGAGCCATCAAGCAACGGGAGATCACCCTCAAAGAGCAAAACATGGCACTGGAAAAACTCAACGGTGATTATCAGCAAAGCCAGGATCAGCTGCTCCAGTCCGAAAAGATGGCGAGCCTCGGAGTGCTCTCCGCCGGTATTGCTCATGAGATCAACAACCCCCTGAGCTTTATCAAGAGTAACCTCAATACCGTCAATGGGTACCATCACCTGTTTCTCAAACTGGTTAATTTCTGTTACCAGCATCAGCATGAGGCGGATCTGCCTCAACAGTTACCCAAGATGATGCAGGATCTCGATGATCAGGATATGGCCTTTGTACTGCAAGATCTCAAGCCCCTGATGACAGAATCCTTAGAAGGGGTTGAGCGAGTCCAAGAGATCATTGAGGGCCTTCGCAGCTTCTCACGCAGTGATAAGTCCGAAGTATTTCGGGTCGATATTAACCAGTTATTAGAGTCAACCCTGCGAATGGTTTGGAATGAGCTCAAATATCATTGCCAGATCCATAAAGAGCTCCTCGAGCTGCCACCGGTCAACGGCTGCCAGGGTAAACTTAAACAGGTCTTTTTAAACCTGCTGGTCAATGCCGCTCAGGCGATAGATGGTAAGGGAGATATATTCGTACGTAGCCGCCGGGATGGAGACTTTGTGGTGGTCGAGATTGAAGATACAGGCCAGGGGATGAGCAACGAAACCCTGGCACGGCTTTTCACCCCCTTCTTTACCACCAAGCCCATAGGCAAGGGAACCGGACTCGGACTATCGATCAGCCATGGAATCGTGGAAGAGCACGGTGGAAAGATTGGGGTAGAAAGTACCCTGGGTACGGGGAGTGTCTTTAGCGTATGGCTCCCTGTCAGTGAGCAACAACAAAGCAGAGCAAGCTAG
- a CDS encoding response regulator: protein MEQKVLTTGEVAQYCQVNLRTVIRWIDKGYLRAYKLPGRGNNRIPLDAFIEFIQQHNMPLPQELQPLLRPRVLIVDDEPEVTHAIGRLLHRHKFECREVNDGFSAGVALGEFKPQLVTLDLGMPDMDGFAVLKQIRSVSEHIRILVISALAEEKLQQALEHGADAIIAKPFESDELLEQITQLLGEGMKET, encoded by the coding sequence ATGGAGCAAAAGGTGCTGACCACAGGAGAGGTTGCTCAGTATTGTCAGGTCAACCTGAGAACTGTCATCCGCTGGATAGACAAGGGATATCTGCGAGCTTACAAACTGCCGGGACGCGGCAATAACCGGATCCCCCTGGATGCCTTTATCGAGTTTATCCAACAACACAATATGCCGCTGCCTCAGGAGCTTCAGCCCCTGTTACGTCCCAGGGTACTGATCGTCGATGATGAGCCAGAGGTCACCCACGCCATCGGCCGACTGTTGCATCGACACAAGTTCGAGTGTCGCGAAGTCAACGATGGATTCAGCGCCGGGGTTGCCTTAGGCGAATTCAAACCCCAGCTGGTCACCCTGGATCTGGGGATGCCGGATATGGATGGGTTTGCTGTCCTTAAGCAGATCCGCAGCGTTTCAGAGCATATCCGGATCCTGGTGATCTCGGCACTCGCTGAGGAGAAGCTCCAGCAGGCTCTGGAGCATGGTGCAGACGCGATTATAGCCAAACCCTTTGAAAGCGACGAGCTGCTTGAGCAGATCACTCAACTACTCGGTGAAGGGATGAAGGAGACATGA
- a CDS encoding HD domain-containing phosphohydrolase codes for MASCAEQKTDYSSFAILLVDDESFVLRSLQRLMRSLGCRVHIAESAADGLRVLEQETIHLIISDMRMPNMSGAELLAEVAQKWPDTERIILTGYADLDSAIASINEGQIQRYVRKPWDDRELLGIVRESLDLVAKRTRDKLHRVKAREQNYNLKMMNDSLKQKIVVSSSKLESYEQNLQRANKELKSSYRSTIQLFSSLIHHRITNKVDNQQILAEIVLHMAHQLEFSEADCRSLNYAFMLRDIGKITFRDELLETSYCKLDVEKRSAFQQHPVNSFEALTTIKPLKDAAQWVLQHKEYLDGTGYPSGLKAEQIHPAAQLLTIVNDYDELQSGRYYAEDYSSENALAFLQKRAGSKYNARYLELFSKVLDEFFQQGLMSQDCTVRSGQLGSGNRLSRDLLNKNNERVLAKGTVLTNAMILHLRQIEKNQGQPLDIYVERNQ; via the coding sequence ATGGCATCTTGTGCTGAACAGAAAACAGATTACTCATCCTTTGCGATCCTGCTGGTGGATGATGAATCTTTTGTATTACGCTCCTTGCAGCGGTTGATGCGAAGCCTGGGATGCCGGGTGCATATTGCGGAGTCTGCGGCCGATGGGTTGCGCGTATTGGAGCAGGAGACTATCCACCTCATCATCAGTGATATGCGCATGCCCAATATGTCGGGTGCCGAGCTGCTCGCTGAGGTGGCACAAAAGTGGCCGGATACCGAGCGGATCATTTTGACAGGATATGCGGATCTCGACTCTGCCATCGCTTCGATCAATGAGGGGCAGATCCAACGCTATGTTCGCAAGCCCTGGGATGATCGGGAGCTGCTTGGGATCGTGCGTGAATCTCTGGATCTGGTTGCCAAGCGTACCCGGGATAAGCTTCACCGGGTCAAGGCGAGGGAGCAAAACTACAACCTTAAGATGATGAATGACTCCCTCAAGCAAAAAATTGTGGTCAGTAGCTCAAAACTTGAGTCCTATGAACAGAACCTGCAGCGCGCCAATAAGGAGCTTAAGAGCAGTTATCGCTCAACGATCCAGCTATTTAGCTCCCTCATTCACCACAGGATCACCAACAAAGTCGACAATCAACAGATCCTCGCCGAGATTGTGCTGCACATGGCACATCAGCTGGAGTTCAGCGAGGCCGATTGCCGCTCGCTCAACTATGCCTTCATGTTGCGGGATATCGGAAAGATCACCTTTAGAGATGAACTCCTTGAAACCTCTTACTGCAAGCTGGATGTTGAAAAACGCAGTGCCTTTCAGCAGCACCCGGTCAATAGCTTTGAGGCCTTGACCACGATCAAACCCCTGAAAGACGCGGCGCAGTGGGTGTTACAGCACAAGGAATACCTGGATGGAACGGGTTACCCATCTGGCCTTAAAGCGGAGCAGATCCATCCTGCGGCGCAGCTGCTAACCATAGTGAATGACTATGATGAGCTTCAATCCGGGCGCTACTACGCCGAGGATTACAGCTCGGAAAATGCGTTGGCGTTTTTGCAAAAGCGGGCCGGGAGCAAGTATAACGCCCGCTATCTGGAGTTGTTCTCCAAGGTGCTGGATGAGTTTTTCCAGCAGGGGCTGATGTCCCAGGATTGCACGGTTCGCTCGGGTCAGCTCGGCAGTGGTAATCGCCTGAGCCGGGATCTTTTGAACAAGAATAATGAGCGGGTCCTGGCCAAGGGAACTGTCTTGACCAACGCCATGATCCTGCATCTTCGACAGATTGAGAAAAACCAGGGACAGCCACTGGATATCTATGTGGAGCGAAACCAATGA
- a CDS encoding response regulator, which produces MSLRVLIIDDETAILSSLQRTLRPLQVVVTACSDPVEALVLCQRESFDLVISDQRMPNLTGIELLRKVQQLQPQCSRMILSGYTDFDCVVGAFNDGVIEKFIGKPWDDTELKQLVTHRIERLESTPSEPVVVQERITDELQVCDEIAEPAAGHPALSLRAREQIKRYRFVSFRHYYRTKSLCRIDWEIPTWLWSSLFWDSHSPWEDWRDVGRGGRGE; this is translated from the coding sequence ATGAGCCTGAGAGTTCTGATTATTGATGATGAGACGGCAATTCTCTCCTCGCTGCAACGCACGCTGCGACCCTTGCAGGTCGTGGTCACCGCCTGCAGTGATCCCGTTGAAGCCCTGGTGTTGTGTCAGCGGGAGTCGTTTGATCTGGTGATCAGTGATCAGAGGATGCCAAACCTGACAGGAATCGAGTTGCTGCGTAAAGTCCAGCAGCTTCAGCCCCAGTGCAGCCGGATGATCTTAAGTGGCTACACAGATTTTGATTGTGTTGTGGGGGCTTTTAACGATGGTGTGATTGAAAAATTTATCGGTAAACCCTGGGATGACACCGAGCTTAAGCAACTGGTGACCCACAGAATCGAACGCTTGGAGTCAACCCCAAGTGAGCCCGTGGTGGTACAGGAGCGGATCACAGACGAACTCCAGGTCTGTGATGAGATAGCCGAGCCTGCGGCGGGACATCCAGCCCTGAGTTTACGGGCGCGAGAGCAGATCAAGCGCTACCGCTTCGTCAGTTTCCGCCACTACTACCGCACCAAGTCTTTGTGCCGGATCGATTGGGAGATCCCAACCTGGCTATGGTCGAGTCTGTTTTGGGACAGTCACTCGCCCTGGGAGGATTGGCGAGATGTTGGCAGAGGCGGTAGGGGAGAGTAA